From Micromonospora echinaurantiaca:
CAGATCACCACGCTGCACCCGACCACCTACCGCGAGGCGCGCACCATCGGCGAGCACTTCCGCGACGGCGTTCCCGTGATCATCAACCTCACCGAGATGGACGAGGCGGATGCCCGCCGTCTGGTGGACTTCGCCGCCGGGCTGGCCTTCGGCCTGCGCGGTACGATCGAGCGCGTGACCAACCGGGTGTTCCTGCTCTCACCGGCCAACGTCCAGGTCACCGCGGAGGACAAGGCCAAGATCGCTGAGGGTGGCTTTTTCAGTCTGAGTTGACCCCGGCCGACCGAGGGACGTCGCCTGTCGTGTTGTCGATCCTGTTGCAGGTCCTGTACCTGATCGTCTATGTCTTCCTGCTCCTTCTTCTGTCCCGGTTTGTCCTGAGCGCTGTGCTGCAGTACGGCCGCCGGTGGCAGCCGGGCCGGGGGGCATCGGCAGGACTGGAATCCGTGTGGAGCGTCACTGATCCCCCTCTCAGCGCGTTGAGGCGTGTGATCCCTCCGCTGCGAATTGGTACCGTGAGCATCGACCTGGCCTCCCTTGTGCTCCTGGTTATCCTGTTCGTGCTGATGAGGTTTGTGTTAGAGCCGGCGATCATCAGGACCGCCTGATGACCGACGCGCTATCGCGGCCGCAACTGACCCGAGGAGTTTCGATGCCGCTGACCCCGGCCGACGTGCACAACGTCGCCTTCAAGAAGCCGCCGATTGGTAAGCGGGGCTATGACGAGGAGGAGGTCGACGCCTTCCTGGACGAGGTCGAGCGCGAGCTCGCCCGTCTCATCGAGGAGAACAACGAGCTGCGCGCCCAGGTGGAGCGCGGCGGCCGTGGCGGCGCTCCGGCGGGCCCCGGCGGCGACGCCCGACTCGCGGCGGAGCTCAACGACGTCAAGGCGCAGCTCGACCGGGTGCAGCGCGACAAGGCGGCGGCCGAGCAGGCCGCCCGCGCGATGCAGGCGGAGCTGGAGCAGGTCCGCGCGGCCGGTGGGCCGGCGGCGGTCGGCGACGGCGAGCAGCAGGCGCTGCGGGTGCTGATGATGGCCCAGCGGACGGCCGACGACCACGTCTCGGACGCCCGTCGCGAGGCCGACCAACTGCTCTCCGAGGCTCGCTCGAAGGCCGAGGAGGTCACCCGCGAGGCGCGCGCCAAGGCCGACGCGCTGGAGCGGGACGCCCGGCAGCGGCACCAGGAGGCCATGGGCGGCCTGGACGCCAAGCGCACCGCGCTGCAGAAGCACATCGAGGAGCTGAAGCAGTTCGAGCGGGAGTACCGCACCCGCCTCAAGGCCTACCTGGAGAGCCAGCTGCGCGACCTCGACGGTCGTGGCCAGGGCCTGGAGGCGGAGCTGACCCGTTCCGAGGGCAACCGCGCCGCCGGCGGCAACGGCCTGGCCGCGGCGGGTCTCGCCGGTTCCTACGGCGGCGGTCGCTCCGGCGCGCTGGAAGCCGGTCGCTGACCACCGGTCGGCGGCCGCCCCGTGACGGCGGTCGCCGGCCTCGCTCATCGCTACGGACGCGGCGGGGGTGAGCCGTGATAGTCGCCAGTCTCCTGCTCATCCTCGTCGCGGTGGTGCTGCTGGTGCTCGGCCTGGCCGGTGGCTCCAGCCTGCTCCTGATCATCTCCATCGCGGCCAGCCTGCTGGCCGCCGTCGCACTGGTCGCCGGCGCCCGCCAGGCGGCCGCCGACCGGGCGACGGCGTACCGGGACGGCTCCGCGCAGCGGGTGCGGACGGGCACCCGTCCGACCACCCCGGCCGGGTCCGCGTACGGGCCGCCGCTGGGGGAGCCGGACATCCCCGTCCAGCACGTTCCTCCGACGGTCGACGCCGGCGGTGCCGGGTGGCGGCAACCACCCGAGCCGCCGGTGACCGAGGCCGACCCGCCGGCGACGCCGGGCGTCGGGCCGGTCGAGGCGTACGACGACGAACCGGCCGCCCAGGAGCTCACCCCGAACCAGGCCGCCCGGCTGGCCGAGTTGACCACCGAGGTACGGGTGGTCGACGGCCGGCCGCGCTACCACCTGGCCGGCTGCGCGCATCTGGTCGGGCGCGCGTCCGAGCCGCTGCCCGTCGCCGAGGCGGGCGAGCTCGGGTTCTCTCCGTGCGCCCACTGCGCGCCGGCCACCGCGCTGCTCGCCGACGCGCACCGGATCTGACCCGGCGCCTGATGGACGACACGCTCACCGTCGCGGTCCGGGTGAAGCCCGGCTCCGCCCGGGCCCGGGTCGGCGGTCGCTTCGACGGGCCGCACGGACCCGCGCTGGTGATCGCCGTGAACGCGCCGGCGGTCGACGGCCGCGCCACCGAGGCGGCCCGCCGCGCCCTGGCGCAGGCGCTCGGCGTCCGCCCGGCGGTGGTCTCGCTGCGGGCCGGGGCGGCCAGCCGGGACAAGCTCTTCCTGATCGAGCGCCCCGACCCGGGGCTGACCGAGCGGCTCGGACAGCTGCGCGACGGGACCGCCGGGTGAGCCACGCCCGGGGCAGGCGGCCGTGACCCCCGGGCTGGACGTCGCGCTCCTGCTGGGGGCGGCCGTCCTGCTGGTCGCGGTCGGGGCGGTGCGGCTCTCCACCCGGCTAGGGGTGCCCAGCCTCCTGGTCTACCTGGCGCTCGGCGTGGGCATCGGCGAGGCCGGGCTGGGCATCCGCTTCGACGACGCCGAGCTGACCCGGACGCTCGGCTTCTGCGCCCTCATCGTGATCATCGCCGAGGGCGGCCTCTCCGCCCGGTGGAGCACGCTGCGGCCGGTGCTCGGGCTCGCCGCGGCGCTCTCCACGGTGGGCGTTGTGGTCAGCATCCTGGTCGTCGGGATCGCCGTACACCTGCTGCTCGGGCTGGACTGGCGGCTCGCCCTGCTCTACGGCGCGGTGCTCTCCTCCACCGACGCGGCGGCGGTCTTCGCCACCCTGCGCCGGCTGCGGCTGCCACCCCGGCTGGTGGCCACCCTGGAGGCCGAGTCCGGGATGAACGACGCCCCGGTGGTGCTGCTGGTGGTGTTGCTCTCCCGGGACGGTGGCGCCGCCGGGCACCCCTGGTGGTACGAGGTCGGCCTGGTCGGCTACGAGCTGGCCCTCGGCGCCCTGGTGGGGTTCGCCGCCGGCCTCGGCGGGCGGTGGGCGCTGCGGCGGGCCGCGCTGCCCTCGGCGGGGCTCTATCCGATCGCGGCGGTCGGGTTGACCGTGCTGGCGTACGCGGGCGGCGCGGTGCTGCACGCCTCCGGCTTCCTCGCCGTCTACGTGGCCGGGGTGCTGCTGGGCAACGCCCGGCTGCCGCACCGGCAGGCGATCCTCGGCTTCGCCGACGGGCTGGCCTGGCTGGCCCAGATCGGGCTCTTCGTGCTGCTCGGCCTGCTGGCCACGCCGAGCCGGCTGGACGCGGCGGTGCTGCCGGCGGTGGTCGCCGGGCTGGCGCTGGTGTTGCTCGCCCGCCCGCTGTCGGTGGCGGCGTCCGCGCTGCCGTTCCGGTTCGGCCTGCGCGAGCAGGCGTTCCTGTCCTGGGCCGGGCTGCGCGGGGCGGTGCCGATCGTGCTCGCCACCATCCCGCTCTCGGAACGGGTGCCGGGCGCGGACCGGCTCTTCGACGCGGTCTTCGTGCTGGTGGTGATCTTCACGCTGTTGCAGACCGGGACCCTCGGCCCGGTCGCCCGCTGGTTGCGGGTGACGGCGCCGGCCGAGGCGACCGAGATCCTGGTGGAGACCGCGCCGCTGGAGCGGATGCGGGCGGACCTGCTCCAGCTGGAGGTGCCGCCGGGGTCCCGGTTGGCCGGGGTGCACATCGACGAGCTGCGGCTGCCGCTGGGGGCGGCGGTGACGCTGGTGCTGCGCGACGGGGTGGGTTTCGTGCCGGGCCTGGACTTCCGTCTGAAGACCGGCGACAGCCTGTTGATCGTGGCCACCCACGGGGTGCGCGACGAGGCGGAGCGCCGGCTGCGGGCGGTCAGCCGGCGGGGTCGGCTGGCCCGCTGGTTTGGCGAGTACGGCGAGGATCGCGACGGTTGATCTGCTAGCGTTCCCTTTGTCCCGATACGGCATGACTCGGGGCTGAAAAGCGGAGCGACGGTGCGGCACGTTGTCGGACGCCTGTACGTTCCGTATTCTTGCCAACCTCCGGAGTGCGCGGCCTCGTCGCCGCGCGCCCGTTTTGTACCTGGGGGCGCCAATGCCGGCGACCCCTGTCCAGGTGCCGCGGACCGCCGCGGTTCCGCGGCCGAGGGAGCGACGATGGCGAAGCCAGCCGAGACCAGGACCGCCGGCCGCAAGCCGGTGGCCAAGGCCACCCGCAGCGCGGCGGAGACCGAGAAGATCCGGGCGGCCCTGGCGGCACGGCGCGACGAGTTGCGCGCCGAGTACGATCAGACGCTGAGCGAGATCACCGAGCTGCAGCGCGACCGGCTGACCGACTCGGCCGGGGACGACCAGGCCGACACCGGCACTAAGACGTTCGAGCGGGAGCAGGAGATCTCCCTCGCCAACAGCATCCTGGAACGGATCACGCAGGTCGAGCGCGCGTTGGAACGGCTCGACGAGGGCGGCTACGGCTGGTGCGAGCGGTGCGGCAACCCGATCCCGGTGGAGCGGCTCGCCGCCTTCCCGTCGGCCACCCTCTGCGTGACCTGCAAGCAGCTGGAGGAGCGGCGCTGAGGTCCGCTCCCCGGCGGCGCCGGAGACGGTGAGCGATCACCGCCGACTCGATGGGGAGCAGATGACCGCAGCACCGTCCGCCGAGCCTGGCCGCGCCGAGCCGGGCGGTCGCCGGCTCCGACCCCGGGCCGTCGCGCTGCTCGGCGCGGTCGCGCTGGTCGCTCTGGTGGCCGACGTGGTCACCAAGCACTGGGCCCTGGCTGCCCTGACCGACCGCGAGCCGGTCCGGCTGCTCGGTGGGGCCATCTACCTGAGCCTGGTCCGCAACAGCGGCGCCGCCTGGAGCATCGGCTCCGACCACACCTGGGTCTTCCCGCTGATCACCATCGGCGTGGTCGGCTGGATCATCTGGATGGCGTTGCGGCTGCGCTCGACCCCGTGGGCGGTCTCGCTCGGCCTGGTGCTCGGCGGGGCGCTCGGCAACCTGATGGACCGGATCTTCCGGGCGCCCGCCCCGTT
This genomic window contains:
- a CDS encoding YggT family protein, which gives rise to MLSILLQVLYLIVYVFLLLLLSRFVLSAVLQYGRRWQPGRGASAGLESVWSVTDPPLSALRRVIPPLRIGTVSIDLASLVLLVILFVLMRFVLEPAIIRTA
- a CDS encoding DivIVA domain-containing protein — protein: MPLTPADVHNVAFKKPPIGKRGYDEEEVDAFLDEVERELARLIEENNELRAQVERGGRGGAPAGPGGDARLAAELNDVKAQLDRVQRDKAAAEQAARAMQAELEQVRAAGGPAAVGDGEQQALRVLMMAQRTADDHVSDARREADQLLSEARSKAEEVTREARAKADALERDARQRHQEAMGGLDAKRTALQKHIEELKQFEREYRTRLKAYLESQLRDLDGRGQGLEAELTRSEGNRAAGGNGLAAAGLAGSYGGGRSGALEAGR
- a CDS encoding DUF167 domain-containing protein, whose protein sequence is MDDTLTVAVRVKPGSARARVGGRFDGPHGPALVIAVNAPAVDGRATEAARRALAQALGVRPAVVSLRAGAASRDKLFLIERPDPGLTERLGQLRDGTAG
- a CDS encoding potassium/proton antiporter — its product is MTPGLDVALLLGAAVLLVAVGAVRLSTRLGVPSLLVYLALGVGIGEAGLGIRFDDAELTRTLGFCALIVIIAEGGLSARWSTLRPVLGLAAALSTVGVVVSILVVGIAVHLLLGLDWRLALLYGAVLSSTDAAAVFATLRRLRLPPRLVATLEAESGMNDAPVVLLVVLLSRDGGAAGHPWWYEVGLVGYELALGALVGFAAGLGGRWALRRAALPSAGLYPIAAVGLTVLAYAGGAVLHASGFLAVYVAGVLLGNARLPHRQAILGFADGLAWLAQIGLFVLLGLLATPSRLDAAVLPAVVAGLALVLLARPLSVAASALPFRFGLREQAFLSWAGLRGAVPIVLATIPLSERVPGADRLFDAVFVLVVIFTLLQTGTLGPVARWLRVTAPAEATEILVETAPLERMRADLLQLEVPPGSRLAGVHIDELRLPLGAAVTLVLRDGVGFVPGLDFRLKTGDSLLIVATHGVRDEAERRLRAVSRRGRLARWFGEYGEDRDG
- a CDS encoding TraR/DksA family transcriptional regulator, which codes for MAKPAETRTAGRKPVAKATRSAAETEKIRAALAARRDELRAEYDQTLSEITELQRDRLTDSAGDDQADTGTKTFEREQEISLANSILERITQVERALERLDEGGYGWCERCGNPIPVERLAAFPSATLCVTCKQLEERR
- the lspA gene encoding signal peptidase II — translated: MTAAPSAEPGRAEPGGRRLRPRAVALLGAVALVALVADVVTKHWALAALTDREPVRLLGGAIYLSLVRNSGAAWSIGSDHTWVFPLITIGVVGWIIWMALRLRSTPWAVSLGLVLGGALGNLMDRIFRAPAPFHGHVVDMVSVFGPYGEYFPVFNVADSSLVCGVVLAVLLELTGRQRDGGRVGRDGRPVAAGDPAAAGVEQRERA